A window of the Mucilaginibacter sp. cycad4 genome harbors these coding sequences:
- a CDS encoding PmoA family protein — MKIIKKLGLAVAANMLLFPVVQAQKAEPVKLVKATNNKIDILVGGKPFTSFLYPDTLEKPVLYPLRSANGTLVTRGFPLAPRPGDPTDHPHHIGLWFNFENLNGLDFWNNSYAIPAAKKNGYGWIRTDKILETKDGTKGILAYHANWTNQQKQVILEEQTRFEFSGNAQERIIDRVTTLTADTDAFFKDAKDGMLGIRLAHELQIPDPADQKFTDDKGNVTIVKGGTDKVANGTYLTSEGKTGNDAWSTRGVWCKVYGKIGADSVSVTIIDHPQNPNYPTFWHARGYGLFAANPLGEKVFTNGKSEKNLTLKKGESVTFRYRIIIHNGPQTNSAAQLNQAAVAFKSFK, encoded by the coding sequence ATGAAGATCATAAAAAAACTGGGACTTGCCGTTGCCGCAAATATGCTATTGTTTCCTGTAGTACAAGCTCAAAAAGCCGAGCCCGTAAAGCTGGTAAAAGCAACAAATAATAAAATAGATATCCTGGTAGGTGGAAAACCCTTTACCAGTTTCCTGTATCCGGATACTTTAGAAAAACCTGTGCTCTACCCTTTGCGGTCGGCAAACGGCACATTGGTAACCCGCGGCTTTCCGCTGGCCCCACGGCCCGGCGATCCTACCGATCACCCGCATCACATAGGGTTATGGTTTAACTTTGAAAATTTGAACGGGCTCGATTTCTGGAATAACTCCTATGCCATACCGGCCGCTAAAAAGAATGGTTATGGCTGGATCCGCACCGACAAAATTTTGGAAACAAAAGATGGGACGAAAGGCATATTGGCTTATCATGCTAACTGGACAAATCAGCAAAAGCAAGTGATACTGGAAGAACAAACGCGTTTTGAATTTAGCGGAAACGCCCAGGAACGGATCATTGACCGTGTAACTACGCTTACTGCAGACACAGATGCTTTTTTTAAGGATGCCAAAGATGGGATGCTTGGCATACGCCTGGCCCATGAGCTTCAGATTCCGGACCCTGCCGACCAGAAATTTACCGACGATAAAGGCAATGTAACCATAGTAAAAGGAGGCACCGACAAGGTAGCCAATGGCACTTACCTCACCAGCGAAGGCAAAACAGGAAATGATGCCTGGAGCACCCGCGGCGTATGGTGTAAGGTATACGGTAAAATAGGAGCCGATTCGGTAAGCGTTACCATTATCGATCATCCTCAAAACCCTAATTACCCTACTTTTTGGCATGCCCGGGGTTACGGACTGTTTGCAGCCAATCCGCTGGGCGAAAAGGTATTTACCAATGGCAAATCTGAAAAGAACCTTACTTTAAAGAAAGGCGAATCAGTAACATTCAGGTATCGGATCATCATACACAATGGCCCTCAAACCAACAGCGCAGCGCAATTAAACCAAGCGGCGGTGGCTTTTAAGTCATTTAAATAG
- a CDS encoding Gfo/Idh/MocA family oxidoreductase — MEKSRRTFIRQASLAGAGIMLAPKSWSAQSYKRIIGANDRVRVGVVGFSDRHKSSHVPSFMNHYKELNFDVVAVSDIWNKRREEGSALWKEKMQHDVKAYRNNEELYDSKSVDAVFISTADFQHARHAIEAVKAGCDAYVEKPFAETMEDNRAALKAVKESGKIVQIGSQRRSGANYHAANEFISSGKFGPITMVELTWNVNQPGRWRRPELLGQLKEQDTDWKRFIMNRPYEDFDPRKYLEYRLFWPYSSGLPGQWMSHQIDTVHWFTGLKHPRSVVANGGIYMWKDGRRNWDTILAAFDYGPLNDPSTGFQVTFGSRMHNGDEHPAEIYYSNGGELNLITNTVSPKGGLTQKMADAMHMKANLLPEISLANTEKVVASANTGGDVLTSNHVRNWMECVRSRKQPNAPVEAGYSHSIANIMTNAAVHTGYKATFDEATQEVMANGKVFKY; from the coding sequence ATGGAAAAATCACGCCGTACCTTTATCAGGCAGGCCTCGTTAGCCGGGGCCGGAATTATGCTTGCCCCCAAAAGCTGGAGCGCACAAAGTTATAAACGTATCATTGGCGCCAATGACCGGGTCAGGGTTGGGGTGGTAGGCTTTTCAGACAGGCACAAAAGCTCGCATGTGCCCAGTTTCATGAACCATTATAAAGAACTCAACTTTGATGTGGTAGCCGTATCTGATATCTGGAACAAACGGCGTGAGGAAGGCTCTGCCCTCTGGAAAGAAAAAATGCAGCATGATGTAAAGGCTTACCGCAATAATGAAGAATTATACGATAGTAAAAGCGTGGACGCCGTATTCATCAGCACTGCTGATTTTCAGCATGCACGCCATGCTATTGAAGCGGTAAAGGCCGGCTGTGATGCTTATGTAGAAAAACCATTTGCCGAAACCATGGAAGATAACCGGGCTGCCTTAAAAGCCGTAAAGGAATCGGGTAAAATTGTGCAAATTGGGTCGCAGCGCAGAAGCGGCGCTAATTATCATGCAGCCAATGAATTTATCAGTTCGGGCAAGTTTGGCCCTATCACCATGGTTGAGCTTACCTGGAATGTGAACCAACCAGGCCGCTGGCGCCGGCCAGAGTTATTAGGACAGTTGAAGGAACAGGATACCGACTGGAAACGCTTTATCATGAACCGGCCTTATGAAGATTTCGACCCGCGTAAATACCTGGAGTACCGCCTGTTCTGGCCATACTCGTCAGGATTGCCCGGACAGTGGATGAGCCATCAGATTGATACCGTACACTGGTTTACCGGCTTAAAACATCCGCGCAGCGTAGTTGCCAACGGCGGTATCTATATGTGGAAAGATGGGCGCCGCAACTGGGACACCATACTGGCTGCATTTGATTATGGTCCGCTTAATGATCCTTCAACCGGCTTCCAGGTTACGTTTGGCTCACGCATGCACAATGGCGATGAGCACCCGGCAGAAATTTACTATTCAAACGGCGGCGAGCTTAACCTCATCACCAATACAGTATCGCCAAAAGGAGGTCTTACTCAAAAAATGGCCGATGCCATGCACATGAAGGCAAACCTGCTGCCTGAGATTAGCCTGGCCAACACAGAAAAGGTGGTAGCGTCGGCCAATACCGGAGGTGATGTACTTACTTCAAACCACGTACGCAACTGGATGGAATGTGTGCGCAGCCGTAAGCAGCCAAACGCCCCGGTTGAGGCCGGTTACAGCCATTCGATAGCCAACATCATGACCAATGCAGCTGTCCATACCGGCTACAAGGCCACTTTTGATGAAGCTACCCAGGAGGTAATGGCTAATGGAAAAGTTTTTAAATATTAA